The Alteromonas stellipolaris genome includes a region encoding these proteins:
- a CDS encoding GH1 family beta-glucosidase — translation MEILAQAGSPFMHSNFTMGVATSSFQIEGDAKNREPSIWDTFCNTPGKIADGSHGLVACDHVNRLEEDLSIIDSLNVDAYRFSISWPRIIKKDGSINQQGLDFYLALLAKLKQNNIKPYVTLYHWDLPQYLEDDGGWLNRKTAYAFAEYVDVVSKAFGDKVFSYATLNEPFCSAYLGYEVGIHAPGKVGKEFGKKAIHHLLLAHGLGMRVLRKNAPNIEAGVVLNFTPFYPNTNDEKDIRATQLAHDHHNDWYIKPLIHGCYPALIDKIPAAHRPDIHDGDMDIIAEKIDYLGVNYYTRAKVTDDGSEDPCQLPAPEGSETTAMGWEVYPQGLTDLLLQLHNDYQLPPLIITENGLASDDTLTMDGDVNDEQRIRYLTTHLQAVADAIEAGVNITGYFVWSLLDNFEWALGYEKRFGIIYVDYDTQKRTLKASAIRLQQLLEERRKALNAA, via the coding sequence ATGGAAATTTTAGCCCAAGCTGGCTCTCCCTTTATGCATTCAAATTTCACTATGGGGGTTGCGACATCGTCATTTCAAATTGAGGGCGATGCAAAAAACAGGGAGCCAAGTATTTGGGATACGTTTTGCAATACACCTGGAAAAATTGCCGATGGAAGTCATGGGCTGGTGGCGTGCGACCATGTGAACCGTTTGGAAGAAGACCTAAGTATTATCGATTCGTTAAATGTAGACGCTTATCGATTTTCCATTAGCTGGCCACGAATTATTAAAAAAGATGGTTCGATTAATCAGCAAGGGCTCGATTTCTACCTTGCCTTGCTAGCCAAGCTAAAGCAAAACAACATAAAGCCTTATGTCACGCTATATCACTGGGATTTACCTCAGTATCTAGAAGATGATGGAGGCTGGTTAAATAGAAAAACGGCCTATGCGTTTGCTGAGTATGTAGATGTGGTGAGTAAAGCATTTGGTGATAAGGTTTTCTCTTATGCCACATTAAACGAACCCTTTTGTAGTGCTTATTTAGGTTATGAAGTGGGCATTCATGCTCCGGGTAAAGTGGGCAAAGAGTTTGGTAAAAAGGCCATACACCATTTGTTGCTGGCTCATGGTTTAGGCATGCGCGTATTACGCAAAAATGCACCTAATATTGAGGCCGGCGTGGTACTTAATTTTACGCCGTTTTACCCAAACACCAATGATGAAAAAGATATTCGTGCCACACAATTAGCGCACGATCATCATAACGATTGGTACATTAAACCATTAATACATGGTTGTTATCCTGCCCTTATCGATAAGATTCCAGCAGCTCACCGACCAGATATTCACGATGGCGATATGGATATTATTGCTGAGAAAATAGATTACTTAGGTGTGAATTATTACACTCGCGCTAAAGTCACAGATGATGGCTCTGAAGACCCTTGTCAGTTGCCAGCCCCAGAGGGAAGTGAAACTACCGCAATGGGCTGGGAAGTTTACCCGCAAGGGTTAACTGATTTGCTGCTACAGTTGCATAATGATTACCAACTGCCACCGCTTATTATCACTGAAAATGGCTTGGCCAGTGATGATACGTTAACAATGGATGGTGACGTGAACGATGAGCAGCGTATTCGATATCTAACCACCCATTTGCAGGCGGTAGCCGATGCAATTGAAGCAGGGGTCAATATAACAGGCTATTTTGTTTGGAGCTTGTTAGATAATTTTGAATGGGCGCTGGGTTATGAGAAACGCTTCGGTATTATTTACGTTGATTACGACACCCAAAAACGAACGTTAAAAGCCAGTGCAATAAGACTACAACAACTGCTAGAAGAAAGACGAAAAGCGTTAAACGCAGCCTGA